The following proteins are encoded in a genomic region of Musa acuminata AAA Group cultivar baxijiao chromosome BXJ2-11, Cavendish_Baxijiao_AAA, whole genome shotgun sequence:
- the LOC135626321 gene encoding probable GTP diphosphokinase RSH3, chloroplastic, whose translation MGGDWRTGKVRLFKGFIRNALSPCLVYDSPSFSTPNGGTVSVEELPFGLDDSMIDTETTCEPYAQELLAGAQARHKIFHEEIVLKAFYEAEKAHKGQMRASGDPFLQHCVETAVLLADVGANCTIVAAGLLHDTLDDSFMDYDHIFHMFGAGVADLARMVVVCRADAARGARVEGDRRH comes from the coding sequence aTGGGAGGCGATTGGAGAACGGGAAAAGTTAGGCTCTTTAAGGGTTTCATTCGGAACGCCCTTAGTCCTTGCCTGGTTTATGATTCCCCGAGCTTTTCTACACCAAACGGTGGCACAGTTTCTGTCGAAGAGTTGCCTTTTGGTTTGGATGACAGTATGATCGACACTGAAACTACCTGTGAGCCCTACGCCCAAGAATTGTTAGCAGGGGCTCAGGCAAGACATAAGATTTTCCACGAGGAGATCGTCCTCAAGGCTTTTTATGAGGCCGAAAAGGCTCACAAGGGGCAGATGAGAGCAAGTGGAGATCCTTTCCTGCAGCACTGTGTTGAGACAGCAGTGTTGTTGGCCGACGTTGGGGCTAATTGTACAATAGTTGCTGCAGGGCTTTTACATGATACGCTCGATGATTCTTTTATGGATTATGATCATATTTTTCATATGTTTGGAGCTGGGGTTGCTGATCTGGCACGAATGGTGGTGGTGTGTCGAGCAGACGCCGCTAGGGGGGCTCGCGTAGAGGGCGATCGCCGGCACTGA